A genomic region of Candidatus Omnitrophota bacterium contains the following coding sequences:
- a CDS encoding PilZ domain-containing protein — protein MENLGKSEKDNRIFERFAANFPLKYLDLDYNKEGSAKTLDISANGLGITTDECLPKHSNLELWLQIPDMGQPLYARAKVIWSDKSGTNACRAGIKLEKADFLGLARVLRIIGTRRN, from the coding sequence ATGGAGAACTTAGGTAAATCAGAAAAAGATAATAGGATTTTTGAAAGATTTGCTGCAAATTTCCCTCTTAAGTACCTTGACCTTGATTATAATAAAGAAGGCAGTGCAAAAACATTGGATATCAGCGCTAATGGATTGGGGATAACTACGGATGAATGCCTACCTAAACACTCCAACCTTGAATTATGGCTACAGATACCCGATATGGGACAGCCGCTTTATGCCAGAGCAAAGGTAATCTGGTCGGATAAGTCAGGAACAAATGCGTGTAGGGCGGGAATTAAACTGGAAAAAGCTGACTTTCTAGGGCTTGCGCGAGTTCTTAGAATTATCGGGACAAGAAGAAACTAA
- a CDS encoding MraY family glycosyltransferase: MKTLLAFLISFVATYFSMPIFRAIAVRFDILDIPGGRKIHKIATPLLGGVAVYFGLIIGVFFNLTKLHFFMPLLIGATLILILGLINDIKPLSARFRFLCQVIISLFVIKMGLQINFLPYSLGVWKYILEVVITIIWLVGVTNAYNYLDGLDGLAAGSAAINLICFGVILYKSSQYPLGLLAVILIATCFAFLPYNFHKGKYKIFLGEAGSTMLGFILAGFALSGFWAEHNIARITIPVLILGVPIFDMVFTTVMRIKEGKVKSVYEWLHYSGKDHFHHILVDLGFTQRETTLFIYVITFSLGLSAIMVSNDSSLDALMSLTQAAVIFTVVANLIIVGKKRRSGWNIKE, encoded by the coding sequence ATGAAAACATTATTAGCGTTTTTAATTTCTTTTGTGGCAACTTATTTTTCCATGCCAATATTTAGGGCGATTGCAGTGCGATTTGATATACTTGATATCCCCGGAGGTAGGAAGATTCATAAAATTGCTACGCCTCTCTTAGGAGGGGTGGCAGTTTATTTTGGGCTTATAATCGGCGTGTTTTTTAATTTAACCAAACTGCATTTTTTTATGCCTCTATTAATCGGGGCAACATTAATCTTGATATTGGGCTTAATCAATGATATCAAGCCGCTTTCTGCCCGTTTCCGCTTCCTTTGTCAGGTTATAATTTCTTTATTTGTGATTAAGATGGGCCTCCAAATAAATTTTTTACCTTATTCATTAGGGGTATGGAAGTATATTTTAGAAGTTGTTATTACTATTATTTGGCTGGTGGGAGTCACGAATGCGTATAACTATTTGGATGGCTTAGATGGGCTTGCGGCAGGAAGTGCCGCAATAAATTTAATTTGTTTTGGAGTTATCCTTTATAAGTCAAGCCAGTATCCTTTAGGCCTGTTAGCAGTAATTTTAATTGCTACTTGCTTTGCTTTCCTGCCTTATAACTTTCATAAAGGAAAATATAAGATTTTTCTGGGAGAAGCAGGGAGTACCATGCTCGGCTTTATTCTCGCTGGTTTTGCTCTTAGTGGTTTCTGGGCGGAACATAATATTGCAAGGATTACTATTCCGGTATTAATTTTAGGTGTTCCGATATTTGATATGGTTTTTACAACTGTTATGCGAATCAAAGAGGGTAAAGTTAAAAGTGTTTATGAATGGCTGCATTATAGCGGCAAAGATCATTTTCATCATATCTTGGTAGACTTGGGTTTTACCCAACGCGAGACGACATTATTTATATACGTAATTACATTTTCTTTGGGGCTAAGTGCAATTATGGTTAGCAATGATTCTTCTCTCGACGCGTTGATGAGCCTTACTCAGGCAGCTGTAATATTCACAGTTGTTGCTAATTTGATTATTGTGGGCAAGAAACGAAGAAGCGGATGGAATATAAAAGAATAG
- a CDS encoding PIG-L family deacetylase has translation MNILAVGAHPDDVEFGCGGTLLKYSRSGHNIYLLTLTDGHLGGEARVRRQEQEEAARFIGAKGIFWGGFEDTKLVDNHDLILRIEEAVSKTNPDIVFLNYGEDIHQDHRAASLAGISATRYIKEVLFYEVPTTVHFEPDIFVDIKDILNDKLKLLGIHVSQVDRTKIENLSILESAQSCANFRGFQGRVKYAEGFKALRVLRQIG, from the coding sequence ATGAATATATTAGCAGTAGGAGCGCATCCCGATGATGTTGAATTTGGCTGTGGCGGTACACTTTTAAAATATAGCAGAAGTGGGCATAATATTTATTTGTTAACACTCACCGACGGTCATCTCGGCGGAGAAGCAAGAGTAAGAAGGCAGGAGCAAGAGGAAGCCGCCAGATTCATTGGAGCAAAAGGGATTTTTTGGGGAGGTTTTGAAGATACGAAATTAGTTGATAACCACGATTTGATATTAAGAATTGAAGAAGCTGTAAGCAAGACCAATCCGGATATTGTTTTTTTAAATTATGGTGAAGATATCCATCAGGATCATCGCGCTGCGTCCTTAGCAGGTATCTCTGCCACCCGCTATATTAAGGAAGTCTTGTTCTATGAAGTTCCTACGACTGTGCATTTTGAACCGGATATTTTTGTAGATATCAAAGATATTTTAAATGACAAACTAAAACTATTGGGCATACATGTGTCTCAGGTTGATAGGACTAAAATAGAAAATCTTAGCATCCTTGAAAGCGCCCAGTCTTGCGCCAATTTTCGTGGTTTTCAGGGAAGAGTAAAATACGCGGAAGGTTTTAAAGCCCTGCGCGTATTAAGGCAGATAGGTTAA
- a CDS encoding WbqC family protein: MIVSVHQPQYLPWLGYLDKIKKSDCFVFLDRVQYKHREFENRNKIRTKKDWLWLTVPVVTKNLRNQLISDVKIDNSVNWKLDHWKAIKLSYAHAPFFNDYSAFFEDVYLNKDWDKLLDLNVFIIKYLLKEFGIKTPLCFESEIGTTKASTERIIEICKKLNSRVYLSGSGGRDYLDEKKFAEEGLELRYQEFEHPIYQQCFMKDNKGFISHMAAIDLLFNEGKAAKSILFK; encoded by the coding sequence ATGATTGTTTCAGTGCATCAGCCTCAATATCTTCCCTGGTTAGGGTACTTGGATAAGATAAAAAAAAGTGATTGTTTTGTATTCCTGGATAGAGTACAATACAAACACAGGGAATTTGAGAATAGGAATAAAATCCGCACTAAGAAAGATTGGCTCTGGTTGACAGTGCCTGTAGTTACGAAAAATTTACGCAATCAGCTTATCAGCGACGTAAAAATAGATAACTCGGTTAATTGGAAGCTCGATCATTGGAAGGCAATTAAGCTTTCTTACGCACATGCACCATTTTTTAATGATTATTCAGCGTTCTTTGAGGATGTTTACTTAAATAAAGATTGGGATAAGCTGTTGGATTTGAATGTTTTTATCATTAAATACCTGCTAAAAGAATTCGGTATAAAAACTCCGCTTTGTTTTGAATCAGAGATAGGCACAACTAAGGCTTCTACCGAAAGAATTATTGAAATTTGTAAGAAACTTAATTCTAGGGTTTATCTCTCGGGTTCCGGCGGAAGAGACTATTTGGATGAAAAGAAGTTTGCTGAAGAAGGGCTTGAGCTTAGGTATCAGGAATTTGAGCATCCGATTTATCAGCAGTGTTTTATGAAAGATAATAAAGGCTTTATCTCGCATATGGCTGCAATTGATTTACTTTTTAACGAGGGCAAGGCTGCAAAAAGCATACTTTTTAAATAA
- a CDS encoding glycosyltransferase family 4 protein yields the protein MKRIKIAQVITRLDWAGSPDIVRIICQSLNPDKYDVTLITGPTKHFSFATINFLKEFKGKVITVSSLRRNVNLFLDLAAFCSLCSIFKKENFDIVHTHTAKAGALGRLAAYFSGIRHVVHMPHGSNFYGYFNFFASKSIVLIERLLAMFTYKFLALSELEKKELLEFGVSREGKIEVVPSGLEMGFKNVDIKKALEKKIKFGFKDNQRIVGMVCRLEVVKGVEYFVRAAIEVSKIDNGAGFIIVGEGSMRSKLERIVKENNLDNRVVFTGWRDDVEEIISFLDIMVQPSLNEAIGRVLLEAQGLGVPVIATKVGGIPEIVRDNETGVLVASKNIQELSSAILRLLKDDNFRLSLSENGKKWVDDKFSSKKMMEKIESVYQEMV from the coding sequence ATGAAAAGAATTAAAATCGCTCAGGTTATTACGCGGCTCGATTGGGCAGGCTCTCCCGATATAGTAAGGATTATTTGCCAGTCTTTAAACCCGGATAAGTATGATGTTACATTGATTACCGGGCCAACTAAACATTTTTCCTTTGCCACTATAAATTTTTTAAAAGAATTTAAGGGGAAAGTAATTACCGTTTCGTCTTTAAGGAGAAACGTTAATCTTTTTCTTGATTTAGCTGCCTTTTGCAGTCTTTGCTCTATTTTTAAAAAGGAAAATTTTGATATTGTGCACACGCATACTGCAAAAGCAGGGGCTTTGGGAAGGCTTGCCGCATATTTCTCTGGAATCCGGCATGTTGTCCATATGCCTCACGGAAGCAACTTTTACGGTTATTTTAATTTCTTTGCCAGCAAATCGATTGTTTTAATTGAGCGTCTTCTAGCTATGTTTACTTATAAATTCCTTGCTTTAAGCGAATTAGAAAAAAAAGAATTATTGGAGTTTGGCGTCAGCCGCGAAGGCAAGATTGAAGTTGTGCCGTCTGGACTTGAGATGGGATTTAAGAATGTTGATATTAAGAAGGCGCTGGAAAAGAAAATAAAGTTTGGGTTTAAGGATAATCAAAGAATAGTGGGCATGGTTTGCCGGCTTGAAGTGGTTAAGGGCGTTGAATATTTTGTAAGGGCTGCGATTGAAGTTTCAAAGATTGACAATGGCGCAGGTTTCATTATCGTTGGGGAAGGTTCTATGCGCAGTAAACTTGAGAGAATAGTAAAAGAAAATAATTTAGACAATAGGGTAGTTTTTACAGGGTGGCGCGATGATGTTGAAGAGATAATTTCATTTTTAGATATTATGGTCCAGCCTTCTTTAAATGAGGCTATTGGGAGAGTTTTGTTGGAAGCCCAAGGTTTGGGAGTTCCTGTAATTGCTACAAAGGTAGGAGGTATCCCCGAGATTGTAAGGGATAATGAAACCGGGGTACTTGTTGCATCCAAAAACATACAAGAGCTATCCTCGGCAATATTAAGGTTGCTAAAGGATGACAATTTTAGATTAAGTTTATCGGAAAACGGAAAGAAATGGGTAGATGATAAGTTTTCTTCAAAGAAGATGATGGAAAAAATTGAATCTGTTTATCAGGAGATGGTTTAA
- a CDS encoding radical SAM protein produces MILPWKNIRRFFYKATKQPLYALNVLDKRLDANLYYRYARGKAGFPEAITFFLTHRCNLKCKMCGQWGESGVTKKQPADFVKSELSPEEIKSVINNVSFFKPGITLFGGEPLLYEKCTELIRYIKQKRMHCLMISNGFMLEDVAKDLVSAGLDELNVSLDGGRELHDSIRGLPGLFDKIMLGFDKLNYYKNLDKKQKPLINLQCTITKYNYKYLEQLLGVAEEIKASSLTFHNLIFLNREVLQKQKEYDNLLGCTSLDWEGFDFNPEIDPEVLYGKIKEILSGKYNFAVDFYPNFSHKGLIEYYSNSSYLPSDYQTRCLSPWLVAYIFPDGEVGPCLNSSFSYGNIKDSKFTDLWNNAQAVKFRQALKKNKLFPVCARCTELYRY; encoded by the coding sequence ATGATTTTACCCTGGAAGAATATAAGAAGGTTTTTCTATAAGGCAACCAAACAGCCTCTTTATGCATTAAATGTCCTTGATAAACGCCTTGATGCTAATCTTTACTATCGCTATGCGAGAGGCAAGGCTGGTTTTCCTGAAGCAATAACCTTTTTTCTGACACATCGTTGTAATCTCAAATGCAAAATGTGCGGGCAATGGGGTGAATCGGGGGTAACCAAAAAACAGCCTGCAGATTTTGTTAAATCAGAACTAAGCCCGGAAGAGATTAAATCGGTAATTAATAACGTTTCATTTTTTAAGCCCGGTATAACACTTTTTGGGGGCGAGCCATTGTTATATGAAAAATGCACGGAATTAATCAGGTATATTAAACAAAAAAGAATGCACTGTTTGATGATTTCTAATGGGTTTATGTTGGAAGATGTAGCCAAGGATTTAGTAAGCGCAGGTTTGGATGAATTAAATGTCTCTTTGGACGGGGGGAGAGAATTGCATGATTCAATCCGCGGCCTTCCCGGGTTATTTGATAAGATAATGCTTGGGTTTGATAAGTTAAATTATTATAAAAACCTTGATAAAAAACAAAAACCATTAATAAACCTGCAATGTACAATTACAAAATATAATTATAAATATTTAGAGCAATTGCTTGGAGTTGCCGAGGAGATCAAAGCCAGTTCGCTTACCTTCCACAATCTAATTTTCTTGAACAGGGAAGTTTTGCAAAAACAGAAAGAATATGACAATCTCTTAGGCTGCACTTCTCTTGATTGGGAGGGTTTTGATTTTAATCCGGAAATTGACCCCGAGGTTCTATATGGAAAAATTAAAGAAATCCTCTCCGGTAAATACAATTTTGCGGTTGATTTCTATCCGAATTTCTCCCACAAGGGTTTAATTGAATATTACAGCAATTCTTCTTATCTGCCTTCGGATTATCAAACAAGGTGCCTTAGCCCATGGCTTGTAGCGTATATTTTTCCTGATGGGGAAGTGGGCCCCTGTTTAAATTCCAGTTTTTCATACGGAAATATTAAAGATAGCAAGTTTACGGATTTATGGAATAATGCTCAGGCGGTAAAATTTAGGCAAGCTTTAAAGAAAAATAAACTATTTCCCGTCTGTGCCCGCTGTACGGAATTATACAGGTATTAG
- a CDS encoding DegT/DnrJ/EryC1/StrS family aminotransferase — MISKLSIIGSPLSLDAFSFAFWHMFDAKSKVGFTANFGKTIQSNHVITVNSGIASFYIILEALKEKSTKNEVILPAYTAGSLVVAVKKAGLKPVLCDINLDDFSLDVESLLSRVSNNTLAVVAVHMFGLPLADIAGLKGKLPSDVFLLEDCAQAMGTTINNKLTGSFSDISFYSFNRGKNLPLCSGGAISTQNQDLSGAIDRQAAKLSGGNLFRDLIYPFQLLVFSFSLNPYIYGALFFLISCFKETKPPKDFPIRAMSNFHSAYGLKVLQKENTLFSKRNYNGMYLANALKDLNNIILPKTSKEDKVIFNRLPVIFKDLKQLKDVQMILAQKGIESSRMYNVPLNQMFDLGYGANDFPNASYLAEHLLTLPVHPLVENKDLDAIIEAIKGV, encoded by the coding sequence ATGATAAGTAAATTATCTATCATTGGTTCACCTTTAAGTTTGGATGCTTTTTCTTTTGCTTTTTGGCATATGTTTGATGCTAAAAGTAAAGTTGGTTTTACCGCAAACTTTGGCAAAACAATTCAATCGAACCACGTTATTACTGTTAATTCAGGGATAGCTTCTTTTTACATTATCCTAGAAGCATTAAAAGAAAAATCAACTAAGAATGAAGTAATCCTTCCTGCTTATACTGCAGGAAGTTTGGTTGTCGCAGTTAAAAAAGCAGGATTAAAACCAGTACTTTGTGATATTAATCTTGATGATTTTAGCCTTGATGTGGAGAGTTTATTAAGCAGGGTTTCTAATAACACCTTAGCAGTGGTTGCAGTGCATATGTTTGGCCTTCCTTTAGCAGATATTGCCGGGCTTAAAGGAAAACTTCCAAGTGATGTCTTTCTTCTGGAAGATTGTGCACAGGCAATGGGGACGACAATAAATAATAAATTAACAGGTAGCTTCTCAGATATAAGTTTTTATAGTTTCAACCGGGGTAAAAACCTTCCCCTTTGTTCAGGAGGGGCGATTTCCACGCAAAATCAAGATTTGTCTGGGGCAATTGATAGACAAGCAGCAAAGTTATCAGGGGGTAATTTATTCCGAGATTTAATTTATCCGTTCCAGCTCTTGGTTTTTTCCTTTTCCTTAAATCCATATATATACGGAGCTTTGTTTTTTTTGATTAGTTGTTTTAAAGAAACTAAGCCCCCAAAAGATTTTCCTATAAGAGCTATGAGTAATTTTCATTCAGCCTATGGATTAAAAGTTCTACAAAAAGAAAACACTCTTTTCTCTAAAAGGAATTATAATGGGATGTATCTAGCCAATGCATTAAAGGATTTGAATAATATCATTTTGCCGAAGACCTCCAAAGAAGACAAAGTTATTTTTAACCGACTGCCGGTTATTTTTAAAGATTTAAAGCAACTTAAAGACGTGCAAATGATTCTTGCTCAAAAGGGGATAGAGAGTTCCCGGATGTATAATGTGCCGCTTAACCAAATGTTTGATTTAGGCTACGGCGCAAATGACTTTCCGAATGCAAGCTATCTTGCTGAGCATTTATTGACTTTACCAGTTCACCCTTTAGTTGAAAATAAAGACTTGGATGCTATTATTGAGGCTATAAAAGGCGTATGA